From a region of the Molothrus ater isolate BHLD 08-10-18 breed brown headed cowbird chromosome 27, BPBGC_Mater_1.1, whole genome shotgun sequence genome:
- the LOC118696578 gene encoding keratin, type I cytoskeletal 19-like — MSCSIKQTTGSLRGRTSGGSCVIGGGGGGAARISSVSSGRYTTCGIGGGRGFSGRSYCGGVNYGGGLSTGSLVGGNYGGGLGAAVLGGCPGMGFSGGSARFGSGMGGGMGMGLGGGGFAGDGILLSGDEKVTMQNLNDRLASYLDKVRCLEQENADLECRIREWYAKQGPFCEPRDYSCYYKEIEDLQNQIVCATIDNNKIILNIDNSRMTADDFRVKYETELALRQSVEADINGLRQVLDQLTLCRSDLEAQLESLREELCCLKKNHEEEMCCLRKQSTGDVSVEVNACPGPDLRKILEEMRCQYETLIERNRKEVEDWYECKIEEVNREVITSGQEVETCNNQVTELRRQLQALEIDLQAQLSQRDNLESSLAETECRYNNHLAELQSQITCVEQQLADLRAEMECQNQEYKILLDVKCRLEQEIHTYRCLLEGGQQDLIQQGGIGQSSSLGGGVARSSGIGGGGIIRTSHTYTSSAQIPSCAAAEIQVPCRRICD; from the exons ATGAGCTGTAGTATTAAGCAGACAACTGGCTCTCTCAGGGGCAGGACCAGCGGTGGCAGCTGTGTGATCGGTGGTGGCGGTGGTGGCGCAGCGCGCATCTCCTCGGTCTCCTCTGGAAGATACACCACCTGCGGGATAGGCGGTGGCCGAGGCTTTTCTGGGAGAAGCTACTGCGGTGGTGTGAATTATGGAGGAGGACTGAGCACCGGCAGCTTGGTCGGTGGAAACTATGGCGGTGGCTTAGGAGCCGCTGTCCTCGGAGGATGCCCAGGCATGGGGTTCAGTGGTGGCAGTGCTCGCTTTGGCAGTGGCATGGGAGGTGGCATGGGGATGGGTCTTGGTGGAGGTGGTTTTGCTGGTGATGGCATTCTTCTTTCTGGTGACGAGAAGGTCACCATGCAAAATCTGAATGATCGCCTGGCTTCTTACCTGGACAAGGTGAGGTGCCTGGAACAAGAGAATGCTGACCTGGAGTGCAGGATCAGGGAGTGGTATGCCAAGCAGGGCCCTTTTTGTGAGCCACGAGACTACAGCTGCTATTATAAAGAAATAGAAGATCTTCAGAACCAG ATTGTCTGTGCAACCATAGACAACAACAAGATCATTCTGAACATCGATAACAGCAGGATGACAGCCGATGACTTCCGAGTGAA GTACGAGACGGAGCTGGCGCTGCGCCAGAGCGTGGAGGCCGACATCAACGGGCTGCGCCAGGTGCTGGACCAGCTGACGCTGTGCAGGTCTGACctggaggcacagctggagtcGCTGCGggaggagctctgctgcctgaaGAAGAACCATGAGGAG GAAATGTGCTGTCTGAGGAAGCAATCAACTGGAGATGTGAGCGTGGAGGTCAatgcctgccctggcccagaCCTGAGGAAGATCCTGGAGGAGATGAGGTGCCAGTATGAGACGCTGATTGAACGCAACCGCAAAGAAGTTGAGGATTGGTACGAGTGCAAG ATTGAGGAGGTGAATCGGGAGGTTATTACGAGTGGTCAGGAGGTGGAGACGTGCAACAACCAAGTGACTGAACTGAGACGCCAATTGCAAGCCCTGGAAATCGAtctccaggctcagctcagccag AGGGACAATCTGGAGTCCTCGCTGGCGGAGACAGAGTGTCGCTACAACAACCAccttgctgagctgcagagccagatCACCTGcgtggagcagcagctggctgacCTGCGGGCAGAGATGGAGTGCCAGAACCAAGAGTACAAGATCCTGCTGGACGTCAAGTGCCGCCTGGAGCAGGAGATCCACACGTACCGCTGCCTGCTGGAGGGCGGCCAGCAGGACCTTAT TCAGCAAGGAGGAATTGGTCAGTCTTCAAGTCTAGGAGGAGGAGTTGCAAGAAGCAGTGGGATAGGAGGAGGAGGCATCATTAGGACAAGCCACACTTACACTTCGTCTGCCCAGATCCCATCCTGTGCAGCTGCGGAGATCCAAG TGCCTTGCCGAAGGATTTGTGATTAA
- the LOC118696583 gene encoding keratin, type I cytoskeletal 19-like, which produces MSCTVRQVVTTCTQGRGSTGSNAAGTARRVSSASSGRHATYDLGAVVGGFSGGSVSEGLLGKQLSAGSAAGGSFGATQRACSALGFSTGGVCTRGGFPRAGAGCGDGILFANNEKATMQNLNDRLASYLDKVRLLEGDNADLECKIREWYAKVGPICEPRDYSCYHKEIEDLQNQILCAAMETNKILLNIDNNRMTADDFRVKYETECGLRQNVDADICNLRPVLDQLASCKTDLQLQCEALTEEMCCLKTNHEEEMSCLRKQATGDVSVEVNACPGPDLRKILEDLRCQYETLMERNRKETEQWYACKVEEVNLEVVTSSQEIESSNKQVTELRRQLQALEINVQAQLTMKENLESSLTETECRYNKCLAELQNQISCVEQRLAEIRAEMECQNQEYKTLLDVKCRLEQEIQTYHCLLEGGQHDIIGSAGRGVGATAAGRSTGLKGSLCQPCLP; this is translated from the exons ATGAGCTGCACTGTCAGGCAGGTCGTCACTAcctgcacccagggcaggggcagcacaggcagcaacgcagctggcactgccaggagggTCTCCTCTGCCTCCTCGGGCAGACACGCTACCTATGACTTGGGTGCAGTGGTCGGCGGCTTCTCCGGCGGCAGCGTCAGCGAGGGATTGCTCGGGAAGCAGCTGAGCGCCGGCAGTGCGGCTGGTGGGAGCTTCGGAGCCACCCAGAGGGCTTGTTCTGCCCTGGGATTCAGCACAGGAGGAGTCTGCACTCGAGGTggcttccccagggctggggctggctgtggggaTGGGATCCTGTTTGCTAACAACGAGAAGGCGACCATGCAGAACCTCAACGACCGCTTGGCCTCGTACCTGGACAAGGTGCGGCTCCTGGAGGGGGACAACGCCGACCTGGAGTGCAAGATCAGGGAGTGGTATGCCAAGGTGGGGCCCATCTGCGAGCCACGGGACTACAGCTGCTACCACAAGGAAATTGAAGACCTTCAGAACCAG ATCCTGTGTGCAGCCATGGAGACTAATAAAATCCTTCTGAACATTGATAACAACAGGATGACTGCTGATGACTTCAGAGTGAA GTATGAGACCGAGTGTGGTCTCCGGCAGAATGTGGATGCTGACATTTGCAACCTCCGGCCCGTCCTGGACCAGCTGGCCAGCTGCAAGACCgacctgcagctgcagtgtgaggCTCTGACAGAGGAGATGTGCTGCCTAAAGACCAACCACGAGGAG GAAATGAGCTGTCTGAGGAAACAGGCCACTGGGGATGTGAGTGTGGAGGTCAATGCCTGTCCTGGCCCAGACCTGAGGAAGATCCTGGAGGATCTGAGGTGCCAGTACGAGACGCTGATGGAGCGCAACCGCAAAGAGACGGAGCAGTGGTACGCCTGCAAG GTGGAGGAGGTGAATCTGGAGGTTGTCACAAGCAGCCAGGAGATTGAGTCGAGCAACAAGCAGGTGACTGAGCTGAGACGTCAGCTGCAGGCCCTGGAAATCAATGTACAAGCCCAGCTCACTATG AAAGAAAACCTGGAATCCTCTTTGACGGAGACCGAATGTCGCTACAACAaatgcctggctgagctgcagaacCAGATCTCCTGCGTGGAGCAGCGGCTGGCTGAGATCCGAGCGGAAATGGAGTGCCAGAACCAGGAGTACAAGACCCTTCTGGATGTCAAGTGTCGCTTGGAGCAGGAGATCCAGACCTACCACTGCCTGCTGGAGGGCGGCCAGCACGACATCAT AGGGTCGGCAGGAAGAGGAGTtggtgccacagcagctgggagaagcacGGGGCTGAaaggcagcctgtgccagccctgcctgccctga